Proteins encoded within one genomic window of Aquarana catesbeiana isolate 2022-GZ linkage group LG03, ASM4218655v1, whole genome shotgun sequence:
- the LOC141134211 gene encoding olfactory receptor 1468-like, which produces MDQRNVTRITQIHLLGFQIPLSITFLVFFLFLTMYCVTICGNLLIITLVSYSKSLHSPMYFFLSQLSICDILLSTDILPNMIRAVLVKKTIMSFSDCLIQFYFCVITESSESLLLTVMSWDRYLAICEPLHYSLKMNYQVCCILVILCWILGIFLLLTYTLTISKLQFCGPNIIDHFFCDFDPIMQLSCSDTTIVRLEVTVLGFIFVVFPFFTIFVSYFYIIATILKIPSSTGRQKVFSTCSSHLTVVSIYYGTLACVYLAPNRGQTQTLNKLLALLYTVVTPMVNPIIYSLRNKDLKKAIRKFINNVLNIHFNKY; this is translated from the coding sequence ATGGATCAGAGAAATGTGACCAGAATTACTCAAATCCACCTCTTAGGATTTCAGATTCCTTtaagtattacatttttggtgttttttctttttcttacgatgtattgtgtgacaatatgtggaaacctcCTGATCATCACATTGGTGTCTTACAGCAAATCTCTCCATtctcccatgtacttcttcctTTCCCAGCTGTCTATATGTGATATTTTACTGTCAACTGATATTCTTCCTAATATGATCAGAGCTGTTTTGGTAAAAAAGACTATCATGTCATTTTCTGATTGTCTTATTCAGTTTTATTTCTGTGTTATCACAGAATCTTCAGAGTCTCTTCTTCTGACAGTGATGAGTTGGGACAGATATTTGGCCATCTGTGAACCATTGCATTATTCTTTGAAAATGAACTACCAGGTTTGCTGTATACTGGTCATCTTATGCTGGATTTTAGGGATTTTTTTACTATTGACTTATACTTTAACAATATCAAAATTACAATTCTGTGGTCCAAATATCATTGATCACTTTTTCTGTGACTTTGATCCAATcatgcagctctcctgctctgacaCCACTATTGTTCGTTTGGAAGTGACAGTCTTgggttttatttttgttgttttcccATTCTTCACCATCTTTGtgtcatatttttatattattgccACCATTTTGAAAATCCCATCTAGTACTGGCAGACAGAAAGTTTTCTCAACATGCAGCTCCCACCTGACTGTTGTGTCCATCTATTATGGTACCCTAGCTTGTGTTTACTTGGCACCTAATAGGGGGCAGACACAGACCCTAAATAAGCTCTTAGCATTACTGTATACTGTTGTTACCCCAATGGTAAATCCAATTATATACAGCCTGAGGAACAAAGATCTGAAAAAAGCTATTAGAAAATTTATAAATAACGTTTTGAATATTCATttcaataaatattaa